The following are from one region of the Methanothermobacter sp. genome:
- a CDS encoding V-type ATP synthase subunit I: MFLPARMRKLKIITLDKYSDSVVRSLHEEGITQIDDISERIQQDAEWRQILKPSRATPYTGKVSSLLMKTSGILDFLGSVAAQEKGLKDTLKEFINPPVFEKREVEELDTESLLEMAEELLGKVESETRVMEEKLNELDSEKASLESSLTVAEKLKEFDIDFADLNASKYITGIAGRIPSENLDEIREKLSEITDELILFDAEGETKAERILIIITLRKHGDSVASLLRRMEFERFEISELSGRPSEVISSSETRIAEIERERNEIISKLREINSEWEDELLVLKEQLEIEKERNEVFSLFGETEKTVMLEAWVPLKEADRAIEVVEESSEGHCVTELEEPNPEEVPVLLDNPRFAKPYENFVEMYSPLKYNEIDPTIFMAFVFPFFFGFCLTDAGYGILDALIGLILYRGLGKVNGFMRDFGIIMMSCGVWAFILGMVTNGFIGDFFPRFLNIQLPTVIPAIDAFVNPQNILIMALTVGVLHINFGLILGARNNIRLGNMREALGSQIVWLILELGIILYIFGGMFLGAPVIILAAAMLLYYNGLFGLMDVSGFLGTLLSYARLLALCLSTGGIAMTVNILTGLSYEMIPVIGVVLAPIIFVFGHLANNAFQSLGAFINSLRLHYVEFFAQFYLGGKNKFNAFRAERNFTKIRR, from the coding sequence ATGTTTCTACCGGCAAGGATGCGAAAACTCAAGATAATAACCCTGGACAAGTACTCGGATTCAGTGGTTCGGTCCTTGCATGAGGAGGGAATAACCCAGATCGATGACATCTCCGAGCGCATCCAGCAAGATGCAGAATGGCGCCAGATCCTTAAACCATCGAGGGCAACACCCTACACAGGAAAGGTTTCGTCTCTCCTCATGAAGACAAGCGGTATCCTGGATTTCCTTGGCTCAGTGGCAGCCCAGGAGAAGGGCCTCAAGGATACCCTGAAGGAGTTCATCAACCCCCCTGTCTTTGAGAAAAGAGAGGTTGAGGAACTGGACACAGAATCACTCCTAGAAATGGCTGAGGAACTCCTGGGAAAGGTCGAATCAGAGACCAGGGTTATGGAGGAAAAATTGAATGAGCTTGATTCAGAAAAAGCAAGCCTTGAATCAAGCCTGACAGTTGCAGAGAAACTGAAAGAATTTGATATTGATTTTGCCGATCTCAATGCTTCAAAGTACATAACCGGAATCGCCGGGAGAATACCCTCTGAAAATCTGGATGAAATCCGGGAAAAACTCTCAGAGATCACAGATGAACTGATACTCTTCGATGCAGAGGGGGAAACCAAGGCAGAGCGCATTTTAATAATAATAACCCTCAGGAAACATGGGGACAGTGTGGCCTCACTCCTCAGGCGAATGGAATTTGAGCGGTTCGAGATCAGCGAACTCAGCGGAAGACCATCAGAAGTCATATCCTCCTCAGAGACACGCATTGCGGAAATTGAGAGGGAAAGAAATGAGATCATCTCAAAGCTGAGGGAGATAAACAGTGAATGGGAGGACGAACTCCTTGTCCTCAAGGAACAGCTTGAAATCGAGAAGGAGCGAAACGAGGTTTTCTCACTCTTCGGCGAAACCGAGAAAACAGTGATGCTGGAGGCATGGGTGCCCCTCAAGGAGGCCGATAGGGCCATCGAGGTTGTTGAGGAGTCATCCGAAGGCCACTGCGTCACCGAACTCGAGGAACCAAACCCCGAGGAGGTTCCGGTGCTCCTGGACAACCCCAGATTCGCCAAACCCTACGAGAACTTCGTGGAGATGTACTCACCACTGAAGTACAACGAGATCGACCCGACGATCTTCATGGCCTTCGTGTTCCCGTTCTTCTTTGGGTTCTGTCTCACAGATGCAGGGTACGGTATACTGGATGCACTCATAGGACTCATACTCTACCGGGGCCTTGGTAAGGTCAATGGGTTCATGAGGGACTTCGGTATAATCATGATGTCCTGCGGGGTATGGGCCTTCATCCTCGGGATGGTCACCAATGGATTCATAGGGGACTTCTTCCCACGGTTCCTGAACATTCAGCTGCCAACGGTCATACCGGCCATAGACGCATTTGTGAACCCCCAGAACATACTCATAATGGCACTCACGGTTGGTGTGCTGCACATCAACTTCGGTTTAATCCTGGGGGCAAGGAACAACATAAGGCTCGGGAACATGAGGGAGGCCCTTGGGTCACAGATAGTCTGGCTGATACTTGAACTGGGTATCATCCTCTACATCTTCGGAGGAATGTTCCTGGGGGCGCCAGTGATAATCCTGGCAGCTGCAATGCTGCTCTACTACAATGGCCTCTTTGGCCTCATGGATGTATCAGGGTTCCTGGGTACACTCCTATCATATGCTAGGCTCCTGGCCCTCTGTCTATCAACAGGGGGTATAGCCATGACCGTTAACATCCTCACAGGACTGAGCTATGAGATGATACCGGTCATTGGAGTCGTTCTGGCCCCGATAATATTCGTGTTCGGGCACCTTGCCAACAACGCCTTCCAGAGCCTTGGTGCCTTCATAAACTCACTTCGTCTGCATTATGTGGAATTCTTTGCCCAGTTCTATCTGGGTGGAAAAAACAAATTCAACGCATTTCGCGCTGAAAGAAACTTCACTAAGATAAGGAGGTAA
- a CDS encoding ATP synthase subunit K (produces ATP from ADP in the presence of a proton gradient across the membrane; the K subunit is a nonenzymatic component which binds the dimeric form by interacting with the G and E subunits): MVEIALGTALAAIGAGVAVGFAGLGSGLGQGIAAAGSVGAVAEDSDMFARGIIFSALPETQAIYGFLIAILLLVFSGLLGGGKGLDVTAGLVAVGAGAAIGFAGLGSGMGQGITSASSVGAVVEDPDMFARGIIFSALSETQAIYGFLIAILLMVFGGILGG, from the coding sequence ATGGTTGAAATAGCATTAGGTACCGCTTTAGCAGCAATAGGTGCTGGAGTTGCAGTAGGATTCGCAGGTCTTGGATCAGGATTAGGCCAGGGTATAGCAGCCGCAGGAAGTGTGGGTGCAGTTGCAGAGGACTCCGACATGTTTGCGAGGGGTATCATATTCTCAGCCCTGCCAGAGACACAGGCTATCTATGGTTTCCTGATCGCCATACTTCTCCTGGTGTTCTCAGGACTCCTTGGAGGAGGAAAGGGCCTGGATGTAACAGCCGGACTTGTGGCTGTGGGTGCAGGTGCAGCCATAGGATTCGCAGGTCTCGGTTCAGGTATGGGTCAGGGTATAACATCAGCGTCATCAGTGGGTGCAGTTGTTGAGGACCCTGACATGTTTGCGAGGGGTATTATATTCTCAGCCCTTTCAGAAACACAGGCTATTTACGGGTTCCTGATTGCCATACTCCTCATGGTCTTCGGCGGAATACTAGGAGGCTAA
- a CDS encoding V-type proton ATPase subunit E, with product MSSGAEKIVSSIMSEAQAKADAIIQEAEKEAAGILEEGEKRARMASERILESARKQADMRYQQIISEAKMNARRAELEAREEVIQEAFRKAEEELQNLASSSSDEYVSALKAMIKEAAVEIGGGELTVSMKEGDDSLDLGLDKIAAEVEAETGKKTTLEVGDSIRTIGGAVVRTKDGLVEVNNTVEARMSRFKKALRSEVAKVLFQ from the coding sequence ATGAGCTCCGGAGCCGAAAAAATTGTCTCCAGTATAATGTCAGAGGCTCAGGCAAAGGCAGACGCCATCATTCAGGAAGCTGAAAAGGAAGCCGCCGGTATACTAGAGGAAGGTGAAAAAAGGGCCAGAATGGCCAGCGAACGCATCCTGGAATCAGCCAGGAAACAGGCCGATATGAGGTACCAGCAGATAATCTCAGAGGCCAAGATGAACGCAAGGCGTGCAGAGCTGGAGGCAAGGGAAGAGGTAATACAGGAGGCCTTCAGAAAGGCCGAGGAGGAACTTCAAAACCTGGCATCATCGTCCTCAGATGAATACGTCAGCGCCCTGAAGGCAATGATAAAGGAGGCCGCAGTTGAAATAGGTGGGGGAGAACTCACCGTCAGCATGAAGGAGGGTGATGACTCCCTTGACCTTGGCCTTGACAAAATCGCAGCTGAAGTGGAAGCCGAGACAGGTAAAAAAACAACCCTGGAGGTTGGAGACAGTATCAGAACCATTGGAGGAGCAGTGGTAAGGACAAAGGATGGACTGGTTGAGGTTAACAATACAGTAGAGGCCAGGATGTCCCGCTTCAAAAAGGCTCTGCGTTCAGAGGTGGCCAAGGTTCTTTTCCAATAA
- a CDS encoding V-type ATP synthase subunit C, which yields MADSITTIVTALGFPSIESFIGVLLLGGAIIGAIVVIATIRPILDLFPFAYPNARVRARIGRLINEKQLSEILETESMEEFKNYLRGLPDYAGYVDRFPIEKALESQLAETYETVSKIAPASIREPFRANLRKWDIRNIKSLITAKDAGLSAEETVNLIVPAGEIYEVIEGLVDASNVQEVVTGLEGTEYAEVLEDALSQYQETGMLLPIEAALDRKFLEDLIRSVGSPSDDNTKILHTYFGTQVDVANLKMILRAKADSLSYDDISPYIVPHGYQLREWKLKDLMEAEDVSGVISGLEGTDYGQILSEALSEYTSTGSVAVFERVLEDNLNRMARNFALKKPFGVGPMIGFLSRKEAEVRNLKVIARSKREPGFPESMVKEMLV from the coding sequence ATGGCTGACAGCATCACAACAATTGTAACAGCGCTTGGATTCCCTTCAATAGAATCTTTTATAGGCGTACTCCTCCTTGGAGGGGCAATTATAGGTGCTATTGTTGTAATAGCAACTATAAGGCCTATATTAGATTTATTCCCCTTTGCATACCCCAACGCCAGAGTCAGGGCACGTATTGGAAGACTGATAAACGAGAAACAGCTCTCAGAGATCCTTGAGACAGAGTCAATGGAGGAGTTCAAAAACTACCTCAGAGGACTACCCGATTATGCAGGCTACGTTGACCGCTTCCCCATTGAGAAGGCACTTGAAAGTCAGCTTGCAGAGACCTATGAGACAGTATCAAAGATAGCGCCTGCCTCCATAAGGGAGCCATTCAGGGCAAACCTCCGGAAGTGGGATATAAGGAACATAAAGAGCCTCATAACAGCAAAGGACGCAGGTTTAAGTGCTGAGGAGACAGTGAACCTGATAGTACCTGCAGGGGAGATCTATGAGGTCATAGAGGGTCTGGTGGATGCATCAAATGTCCAGGAAGTCGTAACAGGTCTTGAGGGAACAGAGTACGCAGAGGTACTGGAGGATGCTCTCTCCCAGTACCAGGAAACAGGTATGCTGCTCCCAATCGAGGCGGCTCTTGACAGAAAATTCCTGGAGGACCTCATAAGGTCAGTTGGAAGTCCCTCAGATGACAACACCAAAATTCTGCACACCTACTTTGGTACACAGGTGGACGTGGCAAACCTCAAGATGATACTCCGTGCAAAAGCCGATAGCCTCAGCTACGATGATATAAGCCCATACATAGTACCCCACGGCTACCAGCTGAGGGAGTGGAAGCTCAAGGACCTCATGGAGGCAGAGGACGTCAGTGGAGTTATAAGCGGCCTTGAGGGGACAGACTACGGCCAGATCCTGTCAGAGGCACTATCAGAGTACACATCAACAGGTTCAGTGGCGGTCTTCGAGCGCGTCCTTGAGGACAACCTCAACAGGATGGCCAGGAACTTCGCACTCAAGAAGCCCTTCGGGGTGGGACCAATGATAGGATTCCTCAGCAGGAAGGAAGCCGAGGTGCGAAATCTCAAGGTCATAGCCAGAAGCAAAAGGGAGCCCGGGTTTCCTGAATCAATGGTTAAGGAGATGTTGGTATGA
- a CDS encoding V-type ATP synthase subunit F yields the protein MSSNIAVVGDRDTVTGFRLGGVREGHVVETPDEAEKTIRNLIGEGFSIIIVTEKIGDELREFIEETTSSSALPMIIEIPDKTGPSERETDPLRDLIKRVIGVEMVK from the coding sequence ATGAGTTCAAATATTGCAGTGGTCGGTGACAGGGACACCGTGACAGGGTTCAGACTTGGAGGCGTCAGGGAAGGTCATGTCGTGGAGACACCTGACGAGGCAGAAAAAACCATAAGGAACCTTATAGGTGAAGGGTTCTCAATAATAATTGTCACTGAAAAGATTGGGGATGAACTGAGGGAATTTATTGAGGAAACCACAAGTTCAAGTGCACTACCAATGATAATAGAGATACCTGATAAAACAGGGCCCTCAGAACGTGAAACAGATCCACTGAGGGACCTTATTAAAAGAGTTATTGGGGTTGAGATGGTAAAATGA
- a CDS encoding ATP synthase subunit A gives MTQEGRIIKIAGPVIIAEGMRGSQMYEMVKVGEDKLIGEIIELEGDTATIQVYEETAGIKPGETVERTGGPLSVELGPGILGSIFDGIQRPLENIKALTGDYIERGVDVPSLPKDKKWNFKPVAQEGQMVKGGDIIGEVEETSSITHRIMIPPHVEGKLTRIVPQGEYTVLDDIAEVETDKGTVKVQMLQKWPVRKGRPYKKKLDPDVPLITGQRAQDTFFSVAKGGTAAIPGPFGSGKTVTQQQLAKWADADIIVYVGCGERGNEMTEVLKEFPELEDPKTGNPLMDRTVLIANTSNMPVAAREACVYTGITIAEYFRDMGYDVALMADSTSRWAEAMREISGRLEEMPGEEGYPAYLASRLAQFYERAGRVTTIGSEDKVASVSVVGAVSPPGGDLSEPVTQNTLRICKVFWALDASLADKRHFPSIDWLQSYSLYVDSVEEWWAKNVDPEWRAIRDEAMALLQKEAELQEIVQLVGPDALPDRERITLETTRMIREDFLQQNAYHEVDTYCSPSKQFEMLRTIIMFHKNATAALERGAPAADIIALPVKEDIGRMKYIPEDEFPARIKEIQERIVKECGEV, from the coding sequence ATGACACAGGAAGGAAGGATTATAAAAATAGCGGGTCCTGTTATCATCGCCGAGGGGATGAGAGGATCCCAGATGTACGAAATGGTCAAGGTGGGCGAAGACAAGCTTATAGGAGAAATCATTGAACTTGAGGGTGACACAGCAACCATCCAGGTTTACGAGGAAACAGCAGGTATAAAACCTGGAGAGACCGTTGAGAGAACAGGCGGTCCTCTATCAGTGGAACTAGGACCTGGAATACTGGGTTCAATCTTCGATGGGATACAGAGGCCCCTAGAGAATATAAAGGCACTTACCGGAGACTACATCGAAAGGGGAGTGGATGTACCATCACTCCCAAAGGATAAGAAATGGAACTTCAAGCCAGTGGCCCAGGAGGGCCAGATGGTTAAGGGTGGGGACATAATCGGTGAGGTGGAGGAGACATCCTCAATAACCCACAGGATAATGATCCCACCACACGTTGAGGGTAAACTCACAAGGATAGTGCCCCAGGGCGAATACACGGTCCTTGATGATATAGCAGAGGTGGAAACCGATAAGGGTACCGTTAAGGTGCAGATGCTCCAGAAGTGGCCTGTGAGGAAGGGTCGACCATACAAGAAGAAACTTGACCCTGACGTGCCACTCATAACAGGTCAGAGGGCACAGGACACATTCTTCTCAGTCGCCAAGGGTGGTACAGCCGCAATACCAGGGCCATTCGGTTCAGGTAAAACTGTTACCCAGCAGCAGCTTGCAAAATGGGCTGACGCAGACATAATCGTCTATGTTGGATGCGGTGAAAGGGGTAACGAGATGACAGAGGTCCTTAAGGAATTCCCTGAACTGGAGGACCCAAAGACAGGTAACCCCCTCATGGACAGGACTGTTCTAATAGCAAACACTTCAAACATGCCTGTGGCTGCAAGGGAGGCCTGTGTGTACACGGGTATAACCATAGCAGAGTACTTCAGGGACATGGGATACGATGTTGCACTCATGGCTGACTCCACCTCAAGGTGGGCAGAGGCCATGAGGGAGATCTCAGGAAGGCTCGAGGAGATGCCCGGTGAAGAGGGATACCCGGCATATCTGGCATCCAGGCTCGCACAGTTCTATGAGCGTGCCGGAAGGGTTACAACCATCGGCTCAGAGGACAAGGTTGCATCCGTCTCAGTCGTTGGTGCGGTTTCACCACCAGGCGGTGACCTCTCAGAGCCTGTCACACAGAATACACTCAGGATCTGTAAGGTTTTCTGGGCACTTGACGCATCCCTTGCAGACAAGCGTCACTTCCCATCTATTGACTGGCTCCAGAGCTACTCACTCTACGTTGACAGCGTCGAGGAATGGTGGGCCAAAAACGTTGATCCTGAATGGAGGGCCATAAGGGACGAGGCAATGGCGCTACTCCAGAAGGAGGCAGAACTCCAGGAGATCGTCCAGCTCGTTGGACCCGACGCACTTCCAGACAGGGAGAGGATAACCCTTGAGACAACAAGGATGATAAGGGAGGACTTCCTCCAGCAGAACGCTTACCATGAGGTTGACACATACTGCTCACCATCAAAGCAGTTCGAGATGCTCAGGACAATCATAATGTTCCACAAGAATGCAACAGCAGCACTTGAGAGAGGTGCGCCAGCAGCGGACATCATAGCCCTCCCGGTCAAGGAGGACATAGGGCGTATGAAGTACATACCCGAAGATGAATTCCCGGCAAGAATCAAGGAGATCCAGGAGAGGATCGTCAAGGAATGTGGTGAGGTGTGA
- a CDS encoding ATP synthase subunit B, producing the protein MNVNIKTREYTTVTEVSGPLMIVEGVEGVAYSEIVEIETPTGEKRRGQVLEVKEDLAVVQVFEGTSDLNTETTKIRFTGETAKIGVSLDMMGRIFDGTGKPIDGGPEIIPEKELDINGSPMNPAAREFPAEFIQTGISTIDGMNTLVRGQKLPIFSGSGLPHNELAAQIARQAKVLAEESEFAVIFAAMGITHEEANYFMRDFERTGALERVTVFMNLADDPAIERIITPRMALTTAEYFAFEHDMHVLVILTDLTNYCEALREISAAREEVPGRRGYPGYMYTDLASLYERAGRIVGKEGSITQMPILVMPQDDITHPIPDLTGYITEGQIVLSRDLHRKGIYPPVDVLPSLSRLMSGGIGEGRTREDHSGLSDQLYSAYAEGRDLRDLMAVVGEEALTERDRKFLKFADEFEKRFITQARDEDRSIEETLNLGWELLSLLPRSELKRVREEHIPKYLPGAE; encoded by the coding sequence ATGAACGTTAACATCAAAACCCGAGAATACACCACAGTCACGGAGGTTTCAGGGCCTCTGATGATCGTTGAGGGTGTTGAAGGGGTTGCTTACAGTGAGATAGTGGAGATTGAAACACCCACAGGTGAGAAGAGAAGGGGACAGGTCCTTGAGGTAAAGGAGGACCTGGCGGTCGTCCAGGTCTTTGAGGGTACAAGTGACCTTAACACAGAGACCACAAAGATAAGGTTCACAGGTGAAACAGCCAAGATCGGCGTATCCCTTGACATGATGGGTCGTATATTCGACGGTACAGGGAAGCCAATAGACGGCGGCCCTGAAATCATCCCTGAGAAGGAACTGGACATCAACGGTAGCCCAATGAACCCCGCTGCAAGGGAGTTCCCTGCGGAGTTCATACAGACAGGTATATCCACAATCGACGGGATGAACACTCTTGTGAGGGGTCAGAAACTCCCTATATTCTCAGGTTCAGGGCTTCCACACAACGAACTGGCCGCACAGATCGCAAGGCAGGCAAAGGTGCTTGCAGAGGAGAGCGAATTTGCAGTTATCTTCGCTGCCATGGGTATCACCCACGAAGAGGCAAACTACTTCATGAGGGACTTCGAGAGGACAGGCGCCCTTGAAAGGGTTACAGTGTTCATGAACCTGGCAGACGACCCTGCCATTGAGCGTATCATCACCCCGAGGATGGCGCTGACAACAGCAGAGTACTTCGCCTTTGAACACGACATGCACGTGCTTGTTATCCTCACCGACCTTACAAATTACTGTGAGGCCCTCAGGGAGATATCAGCTGCAAGGGAGGAGGTCCCAGGTCGAAGGGGTTACCCGGGTTACATGTACACCGACCTTGCAAGCCTCTATGAGAGGGCAGGCCGTATAGTTGGCAAGGAGGGGTCAATCACCCAGATGCCAATACTTGTGATGCCACAGGACGACATAACCCACCCGATACCTGACCTCACAGGTTACATTACAGAGGGCCAGATAGTGCTTAGCCGTGACCTCCACCGTAAGGGTATATATCCACCGGTGGATGTGCTGCCATCACTGTCAAGGCTCATGAGTGGTGGTATCGGTGAGGGAAGGACACGTGAGGACCACAGTGGTCTCTCTGATCAGCTCTACAGTGCCTACGCCGAGGGTCGTGATTTAAGGGACCTCATGGCTGTTGTGGGTGAGGAAGCCCTCACAGAGAGGGACAGGAAGTTCCTCAAATTCGCCGATGAATTTGAGAAACGCTTCATCACCCAGGCACGTGATGAGGACCGCTCCATAGAGGAGACCCTCAACCTTGGCTGGGAGCTCCTGTCACTCCTGCCAAGATCCGAACTCAAGAGGGTCCGCGAGGAGCACATACCCAAGTACCTCCCGGGTGCAGAGTAA
- a CDS encoding V-type ATP synthase subunit D: MAQEMIEGINPTRMELLKLKQREKLAVKGYSLLKEKRNALIMEFFNILERVKGSREKVEEHLREAFMDLTEAQVLMGDAAVERAAMSVRESVEVDIDSRSIMGVVVPVVDARATRRTVVERGYGLVDTSVKLDEAARKFEESLALIIELGEIEKTIRLLAGEIESTKRRVNALEHIIIPRLKNTVKYIEMRLEEMERENFVRLKMIKKSMEME, encoded by the coding sequence ATGGCACAGGAAATGATTGAGGGGATCAACCCAACGAGGATGGAGCTCCTGAAACTCAAGCAGCGGGAGAAACTCGCTGTTAAGGGTTACAGTCTCCTCAAGGAGAAGAGGAACGCCCTTATCATGGAGTTCTTCAACATCCTTGAGAGGGTTAAGGGTTCCCGTGAAAAGGTGGAGGAGCACCTCAGGGAGGCTTTCATGGACCTCACAGAGGCCCAGGTACTCATGGGTGATGCCGCGGTTGAGAGGGCCGCAATGTCAGTGAGGGAGTCAGTGGAGGTTGACATAGACTCAAGGAGTATAATGGGTGTCGTCGTCCCTGTCGTGGATGCCCGTGCAACCAGGAGGACGGTGGTTGAGCGTGGCTATGGCCTTGTGGACACATCAGTTAAACTTGACGAGGCAGCCAGGAAATTCGAGGAGTCCCTGGCACTCATAATAGAACTCGGTGAGATCGAGAAGACCATAAGGCTCCTTGCCGGTGAGATAGAATCAACCAAGCGAAGGGTCAACGCCCTTGAGCACATCATAATCCCGAGACTCAAGAACACAGTCAAGTACATTGAGATGAGGCTCGAGGAGATGGAGAGGGAGAACTTCGTCAGGTTGAAGATGATCAAAAAATCCATGGAGATGGAGTGA
- a CDS encoding DUF22 domain-containing protein, producing MVRILTRLGQVREAEERYKRELVDFRMGDVYGNLRAIIADEDVEVRAGEAKPVKIKEISIPANHIVFMCAYATNPLGHPIAAGEETPLPISMDRKADHATFVAAVDGKISRNDLLGVLIILPVELTH from the coding sequence ATGGTTAGGATACTTACAAGGCTCGGCCAGGTCCGTGAGGCCGAGGAGAGGTATAAGAGGGAGCTTGTTGACTTCAGGATGGGGGATGTCTACGGCAACCTCAGGGCCATCATTGCAGATGAGGATGTTGAGGTTAGGGCCGGCGAGGCAAAACCTGTGAAGATAAAGGAGATCAGCATACCCGCAAACCACATAGTCTTCATGTGTGCCTACGCCACAAACCCTCTGGGTCATCCGATAGCGGCCGGGGAGGAGACACCCCTACCAATAAGCATGGATCGTAAGGCTGACCATGCGACTTTTGTGGCTGCAGTGGATGGTAAAATAAGTAGAAACGACCTTCTGGGAGTCCTCATAATCCTCCCTGTCGAATTAACCCACTAA
- a CDS encoding DUF61 family protein — protein sequence MRGDSSERLIKKEIFNLNRHLPSRRKTLEELLGEDKPHVLGSDGTRHRFKWAELEELRDMLTPQEARRLRLPIYIEIESDTSGARISGEVEVKVVSEVLGRDEEGDEIYIYRPEIRVLRARFPTATQYIFLVREL from the coding sequence ATGAGAGGTGACAGCTCAGAGAGGCTCATAAAGAAGGAGATCTTCAACCTCAACAGGCACCTTCCATCCAGGAGAAAGACCCTGGAGGAGCTCCTGGGGGAGGATAAACCCCACGTCCTGGGTTCTGATGGTACGAGGCACAGGTTCAAATGGGCTGAACTCGAGGAGCTCAGGGACATGCTGACTCCCCAGGAGGCACGGCGTTTGAGGTTACCAATCTACATTGAGATAGAATCAGACACATCGGGTGCAAGGATATCCGGTGAGGTTGAGGTTAAGGTGGTGAGTGAGGTTCTTGGCAGGGACGAGGAGGGGGATGAGATCTACATTTACAGGCCTGAGATTAGGGTGCTGAGGGCAAGGTTTCCAACGGCAACCCAGTACATATTCCTTGTGAGGGAACTTTAG
- a CDS encoding ATP-grasp domain-containing protein, with protein MEQILIIGVNTRPVAESAFRAGYSVYSASYYCTLDFRGYTERRCILQQQKGESCGRFQENFSTEKLLEAASDFMEKVDGIIPLTGAPGLPEDKVLGNPRADHVEDKYRLYQRIKNSYPTPETHLITDPHEALEIVSSGEKRYLIKPVRGAGGFGVMDFQEASGEFLLQEYIEGVPVSASVLSTGSDAITVLTSRQIIKRNIPGFEGQFIYAGNMTPGPQGVIEEMAEDLILDLSLRGSNGVDFIMQGSEVYVVEVNPRIQGTFECAEASLGINMTEAHVMACMGELIEKPEPLMYAVKRILYAPSRCMVGEIKIPGVYDLPFPGAIIEEGEPLVTVLAADENPERALSAASSRCYMVRKKLKPL; from the coding sequence ATGGAACAAATCCTCATAATAGGCGTCAACACAAGGCCTGTCGCTGAATCAGCCTTCAGGGCTGGATACAGCGTCTACTCTGCATCCTACTACTGCACCCTGGACTTTCGTGGATATACAGAGAGAAGGTGCATACTCCAGCAGCAAAAAGGTGAAAGCTGCGGAAGGTTCCAGGAGAACTTCAGTACAGAGAAACTCCTCGAAGCAGCATCGGATTTCATGGAAAAGGTTGATGGTATAATACCCCTCACAGGGGCCCCTGGACTTCCAGAAGATAAGGTGCTGGGTAACCCAAGGGCAGACCACGTGGAAGACAAGTACCGCCTCTACCAGAGGATAAAGAATTCATACCCCACACCCGAGACTCATCTCATCACCGACCCCCATGAAGCACTGGAGATTGTATCCAGTGGAGAGAAGAGGTACCTCATAAAGCCCGTGAGGGGTGCCGGGGGCTTCGGTGTGATGGATTTCCAGGAGGCCAGCGGCGAGTTCCTGCTGCAGGAGTACATTGAGGGCGTGCCCGTGAGTGCCTCTGTGCTATCAACGGGTTCTGATGCAATAACGGTACTCACAAGCAGGCAGATTATCAAAAGAAACATCCCAGGATTTGAGGGCCAGTTCATCTACGCCGGTAACATGACACCGGGGCCTCAAGGTGTGATTGAGGAGATGGCAGAGGACCTCATACTCGACCTCTCACTCAGGGGCTCCAATGGTGTCGACTTCATCATGCAGGGCTCTGAAGTGTATGTTGTGGAGGTGAACCCCCGCATCCAGGGGACCTTTGAATGTGCCGAGGCATCTCTTGGTATAAACATGACCGAGGCCCATGTGATGGCCTGCATGGGTGAGCTCATTGAAAAACCGGAACCTCTCATGTATGCTGTTAAGAGGATACTCTACGCCCCCTCAAGGTGCATGGTGGGTGAGATAAAAATCCCTGGGGTCTATGACCTCCCATTCCCCGGTGCAATAATTGAGGAGGGCGAGCCCCTTGTAACTGTGCTGGCTGCAGATGAAAACCCTGAACGGGCGCTTTCAGCTGCATCCAGTAGGTGTTACATGGTCAGAAAAAAACTGAAACCCCTCTAG